The Geomonas ferrireducens DNA segment GCAAAGGACAATTGAGCCATGAAGACCGCAAACTTCTTGATGAGCTTAAAAAATACCTTCCCTCCCCATTGAAAAAAATAGTTTGAAAATACACACAATTTTTCACAGTAGAGGTAGGTAGAGAAGCATGGTTAAAGTTCTGTCAGTGTTTGGTACCCGTCCAGAAGCCATAAAAATGGCACCTGTTATTAAAGGTTTGGAAAATGATCCTGAGATATTTAAGAGCATTGTGTGCGTAACAGCACAACATCGCCAAATGCTAGACCAAGTTTTAGACCTTTTTGACATTATCCCAGACTACGATCTCGACATAATGAAACCTGGGCAGGATCTTACAGACATAACTTGCCATGTATTGCAGGGCCTGAAGCCAATCCTTCTTAAGGAAGTTCCAGATATAGTACTTGTGCATGGTGATACCTCCACTGCAATGGCTTCTTGCATTGCCGCATTTTATGCACATATAAAAGTCGGTCATGTAGAGGCTGGCCTGCGAACCGGCAACAAATTAGCTCCCTTTCCAGAAGAAATGAACAGGCGCATTGCAGGGGCTGTCAGTGACATCCATTTTGCTCCTACAGTAGTTGCTCGTCAGAATCTTTTAAAGGAAGGTGTAGCAGAGCAGGATGTCTTCGTAACGGGAAACACTGTAATCGATTCTCTATATCGAGTTTTAGATAAAATAAAAAAAGATCAAAAACTTTATACAGTTTTAAGTGAGAGGTTCTCTTTTTTGTGCCCCGGGAAAAAACTAATTTTGGTCACTGGACACAGGCGGGAAAACTTTGGCCAAGGATTCGAAAATATCTGCGGTGCCATCGAAGATATCGCTAGCATTAATCCTGACGTAGAGGTGGTCTATCCAGTCCATTTGAATCCGAATGTTCAAGAACCAGTTAAACGTCTTTTAAGTGCGAGACTTTTGAAAAACGTTCACCTCATTGGGCCTCTTGATTATCTTCCTTTCGTTTATTTAATGGATCGTGCATACCTGATTCTCACAGATTCAGGCGGAGTACAGGAGGAAGCACCATCTTTAGGAAAGCCTGTGTTGGTGATGCGAGAAACGACGGAAAGACCTGAAGCCGTCCAAGCGGGCACAGTTTTGCTCGTCGGAACTGATAGAAGTGCGATCGTTGCAGCAGCTAATACCCTTCTTCGTGACACTTCAGCATACGAAAAGATGTCAAAGGCTCACAACCCATATGGAGATGGTCGTGCTGCAGAGAGGATTTTGAAAACTTTGCAAGTTTGCTTAGAGTGAAAAAAACACACAGCTGCGGAGAGTTCCGTCATATAACGTTGCTAAAAAAGGCTGTAGTGGGGGTAGGGTACATTGGCCTTCATACTGCTCCCATGCTTGCAACAAAATCACTTAAGTATTAGGTCGGCTTAGACGGTTTAATTCAGGCAATATTGTAGATGTCCCCGGCCCTTCATGCTGTGAATAGTGACAACCTGCAGACGTTGCTTGTTCCGAAGGCGGCAGACTCTTCCGTCTAAGCCTTTTCTGCGGCAGCTGAGGTGGTTATAGGAGGTTTTAAATGAAGTTCTATAAGCATCCGCAATCAATTGTAGAATCGCATAATATTGGTCGTAATTCGAGAATATGGGCTTTTGCGCACGTTCTGTCAAATGCAGTAGTTGGTGAAGAGTGTAATATATGTGATCATGTTTTCATAGAAAATGACGTCATCATTGGTAATAGGGTCACTATCAAATGTGGTGTACAGGTTTGGGACGGAGTGAGAATTGCTGATGATGTCTTTATAGGCCCGAATGCCACTTTTACAAATGATTTATTTCCTCGTAGCAAGAAGTATCCTGAGGAATTTTCAAAAACTTTCGTTCTTGAAGGGGCTTCGGTTGGCGCGAATGCCACAATCCTTGCTGGAGTCACTATTGGCAAAAAAGCCATGGTTGGCGCTGGAGCTGTTGTTACGAAGAACGTTCCGCCCAACGCGATCGTTGCTGGTAACCCCGCAAGAATCATTGGATATGTTACGACAACTATGGTTGTCGATAATAAGCAAGATAAATCATTTCTCCAAGGGGAAGTTCGTCAATCTGATATTCCGGGTGTTGAATTTCTTAGATTGCCGGTAATACCTGATATGCGTGGGAATTTATCCTATGCCGAATATGGGCAGTTTTTGCCTTTTATCCCTAAAAGGTTTTTTCTTGTTTATGGGGTTCCGAGCAAGGAGATCCGGGGAGAACATGCGCATAAAACCCTCGACCAATTTTTGTTATGCGTCAACGGATCTTGTACTGTCATGGTTGATGACGGTTCCTGCCGTGAAGAATATATTCTCGATTCTCCTGGAACAGCTCTGCGTATCCCACCGATGGTATGGGGGGTACAATATAAATATTCGTCTGACGCTATCCTGTTGGTTCTAGCATCAGATGTTTATTCAAATGAAGATTACATCAGGGACTACGATGAATTTCTAAAGGCGGTGGGTACCAGATGAAAGTTCCTTTTCTAGACCTTAAATCACCTTATATTGAGCTGAAAAATGATCTTGATTTAGCTTTTAATCGCGTGATGACCTCAGGATGGTATGTCTTAGGGAATGAAGTAGCAGCGTTTGAAAATGAATTTGCATCCTATTGCGGTGCAGAACATTGTGTGGGTGTTGGGAACGGACTTGACGCATTGCATTTGATATTACGTGCTTACGGAATTGGGGCTGGCGATGAAGTGATAGTCCCTTCAAACACTTATATTGCAACGTGGCTCTCTGTTACCCATGTCGGTGCTACGCCTGTTCCGGTCGAGCCTGAAGCACGGACGTATAATATAGATGCCGCATTAATAGAGAGAGCGATTACTAACAAGACCAAAGCCATCATCGTAGTTCATCTCTATGGCCAAACAGCGGACATGGATGCGATAAATGTTATTGCCCATAAAAATGGATTAAAGGTGATAGAAGACTGTGCTCAAGCTCACGGTGCTCTTTACAAAGGGCGCAGAGCCGGCAGTCTTGGTGACGCTGCTGCATTCAGTTTTTACCCCGGCAAAAACCTGGGAGCTGTAGGCGATGGTGGCGCTGTAACTACTAGCGATCCTGAAGTATCAGATCGGGTCAGGGTTCTTCGCAATTACGGTTCCAGAGTCAAATACCACAATGATGTCATAGGCTTTAACTCACGTCTCGATGAGTTACAGGCTGCGTTACTTCGTGTTAAATTAAAAAAACTCGATGAATGGAATGGTCGTCGTCAGGCTCTTGCATCTCTGTATATGAGAACTCTAGAGGGAGTCCCCGACCTCATTTTACCTTTTGTGGCCGAGTGGGCCGAACCTGTCTGGCATCTTTTTGTCGTTCGTCATCCGCGGCGGGACAGCTTACAAGATTATCTGACATCTAAAGGTGTAGGTACGCTTATTCATTATCCCGTTCCTCCCCACCGCTCTAGCGCCTATTCAGGACAAGGTTATCGAGAACGTTGTTACCCAATTGCTGAGGATCTTGCGGCTACTGTGCTAAGTCTTCCCATGGGCCCTCACCTTGATGATAATTGCGTTGGTTATGTCGAAAATGCCTTTTCTAGTTTCGCCTAAACTTTTACGGGTTTTACGTTTTCAGGATCAAATATGTTCTTCCGAATAATGATATCTGCAATATCCGTATTGTGTCACAGGTACAACTTTCTGCGGTTGCAGTTGTCAACCGCTTCTTTAAAGAGACTTTTAGTCCTCGGCAGCGATATACGGCCAGTAGTTCCGGTTCGCTGTGACGGAAGTGGGAAGGTTTTTGTTGGGAGCGGGGTTTTGTTAGGCTGTAAGCCTGCGCCTAGGTTGGGGAATGGCGAAATCCTGTTGCAAGCCAGAGAACCAAAAGCAGTTGTAGAAATTGGGAACAGAGTGGCTTTTTCCAATAACGTTTCAATCATTGCCAATGATAGAATCTCTATTGGAGACGATTGCCTTATAGGTGACTGCGTACTTATCATGGATTCTGATTTCCATGGCATAGATCCCCTACAAAGACGAACGAGCAAAGGTATTTCTTTACCTGTTGTTATAGGGAAAAATGTTTGGTTTGGTAGCCGGGTAATCGTTCAAAAAGGAGTCTGCATTGGTGAGAATTCCATTATAGCGTCTCAAGCCGTAGTTACGCGAAGTATCCCTCCTAATTGCGTGGCTGGTGGAAATCCCGCAAAAATTATTAGGTATATAAATGAAGGTAAGAACTAATAAGTCTGCAACCCATATAATTAGAGCATCAGCAATAATGGGTAGCAGTTCGTTTGTTGTCATCCTTACCGGGGTTGTGAAAAACAAAGTTTTAGCTCTTATTATAGGACCAGCTGGCTTAGGTCTTGTGGGGCTTTACTTGTCTATAATTTCAGTTGTAGCAACCATTTCAGGGATGGGTATTAACGGTAGTGGGGTCCGCCATATTGCTGCCGCAGTTAGCGAAAACGACAACGAAAAGCTGAGCATTACTTGTACGGCGGTCAGAATATCTTCTTTTGTATTTGGCTTGGTTGGAGCTATCTCCCTCATTGTGTTCCGCGAACAGGTGTCTGTTCTTGCAATAGGTAAGAGCGGTTATGGTGCTGTAGTTGCTTGGCTAGGCCTTGGAGTCTTAGCTACGAATGTATCCAATGCACAGATATCTTTGTTAAACGGTTTAAGAAAACTGGGTGACCTCGCCAGGATCAATGTGACAGGGGCTCTACTTGGATTGCCCATAGCTTGTATTGCTGTTTTGCTTTGGAAAACTAACGGAGTAATAGCAGCGCTTGTTGGAGGTAATTTAGCAACCCTGACAGCCTCCTGGTGGTTTTATAACAAGAGTGAGATTCCGAAAGTAAAAATCGGTCGTAACTGGAACCTGGTTTTGGTGCAGCTAAGGGAACTCTTAGGGTTAGGGACAGTGCTGATGCTCTCAGCGCTAATGACAGCTTCTGTTCAATTTTGTGTCAGGGCCTATTTGTCCCAAACTATGGGGATTGAAGCCACAGGTCACTTCCAAGCGTCTTGGAGCATTTCTATGCTTTACCTTGGGTTTGTACTCAACGCCATGGCGACAGACTTTTACCCTCGTCTTTCGATGGTTGCAAAGGATTCAAGTGAGACTAACAATCTGGTAAATGAGCAGATGGAAGTAGCTTTACTTCTTACAGGGCCTGTTATTCTTGGAATGTTAAGCTTCACTCCACAGATAATTTCCATCTTATATTCTAAAGCTTTTTATGAGACTACAAGCATACTTCGTTGGCAAATCCTCGGAGATCTTTTTAAGGTTGCGTGCTGGCCGATGGGTTTCATTCTGCTCGCTCACGGTCGCAGTGCCTTATTCTTTGCTGCAGAACTTACATGGAATCTCGCGTATTTGAGTATCATCTACATGGGGCTCGGGATATGGGGTGTAAATATAACTGGCATAGCGTTCTTAGTTGCATACATCCTCCTTTTTTGTGTTAACTGGGTAATTGTTCACCGTCTCACCAGATTTAGGTTCACTAGATATAATTTACGGCTTTTGTTGATGTATGTTTTATGTTCTATAATAGTATACTGCTTTGCTGATACGAATAATGTTATGTTTTTTGCTATGTCTTTGTTGATCACATTGGCTTTAGGCGTGTACTCTATTCGTCGTCTATGCAATTCAGTCGGACCCCTTCCTTGGAAGAAGGCAAAAGCAACCAATTGCTTTTAAGCCAAATAATGCGAGTTTTCTTTTGAATATACTTTTTATTACAAACAAGTTCATAACAGGAGGTGCCGAGCGATATATCCTAAAAAAGGCATCCGCTCTAATCGCTGAAGGACATAGAGCGCTGATTATTTCGGCTGGTGGTGAGTATACGACACGTCTGCTCGATTTGAATATTCCTTTCGTCGATATTCCAGGGCTTGATAAAAACATCAACCTCCTTAGTCACTCAGAGATTCTTTTCATAACTGCTAAGGTAGGATCTGCAATTCTTAGCCACAAGATTGATATCATAGAAATTGACTCGCCGGTAGTTTTGGAAGTTGGTATTGCGGCTGCTTTCGCATGTAAGATCCCATTTCTTCTCAACATTTTTCATGAATATTCGTTTGGTTCAAAGCATGATATCCGGTTGCTCGAGGTTCTTTCCCGTAGCGGACTTCTGTTTTTTCTCTCCGAAAGTATTGGGGATATTATTTCCTCAAGAACCGGTGCTGATCTAAAAGATGCTCGTGTCCTCCCTATCGTATTGGATCCATATGAATTTAACTCTGACGATCCTCCCTTGGAAATATCAGATGATCTTTTTGTATTTGTTGCAATTGCTAGGTTGACTAAAGATAAGGCTTATATAGATGTGTTGCTGGATGAATATTGTCAATTTGTAAACCGTGCAGGTGCAAAAAAAACCAGACTTTTCATCGTAGGAGATGGGCCATTCTTTGACAGGTATCACCGTAAATCCCAGCGTATTAACAAACGTATTCGAAAAAATGACAATCTAATCATCATGATGGGGAATCGTACTGATATATCCGCATTCTATAGGCGCGCGGATGTATATGTCGGAATGGGGACCACGGCTCTTGAAGCTGCCTTTTTCAAGACCCCTGTTATTGTAGCCTCATTCCACCCTTATCATACCTCAAGCATTGGATACTTCAGTAGGATCGTATACGAGTCAGTCGGGGAAGTGGTGCCCTCTAGAGTCTCTTTTACCTCCTATTCTGACATGATGTTTGAACTTTATAAAAACCAGAAACTTCGCGAGGATCTTTCTGATAATGGATATAAAAAGATCTGCGACATGTACCTCGCAGAAATTGTAATGAAGAAGTGGATTGTTGCGTACAATGACATTCTTCTCGATAAACAACACATTCTATCGCTTGACCTTGACGACATGATCTATTTTCGCGACAGTAAACGTCTGAGGATAAAGAAATTCTTACAATCCCTCACGCGGCTTGCACAACTCTAACTTATGTTACCACTTGCTTACAATAGTACTAGATCGGGGGGGCGACTGGTGTTTCCCTTGGCAGTCATCGCCTGGGCTGTGTTCGTTTCATATTTTCTCATACTTCCGGAGCTCTTTAAAATTAAAATGACAGGGGCCCATGTTATTCTTCTGGATTGCCTTACTATTTTGGGCTTCATCTTATTTGCCTCAAGCCGTGTTGGCGCTATTGGCCATTTACCAGTTTGCCTGACTAAGTACAAAAACAATCTATATTGTTTTATTTTGTTCATATTTATCACTAGCCTCTTTGGGGCCGTCACTAACGGATTTCCTAATGGATTCATTGATTCTTTTAAAATTGCAACCCAACAAGCATGGCCGCTTGTGCAGATGTTGTTTTTTTTAAACTTAGGTGTATTTTCTTATCGTCGTCTCGAAATGAGTGAAAATATATTTATTGTATCGATCAGCGTAATAGCTATTGCTGACACTGTTTTAAACATAGCGTCTCTAGAGTCGATACATTACCTTCGGCCACTTGCTCCTCAAAGCCTTCTATTTATTTTTTGCTTCTTGTTGCTACTAGAGAGAATTCTAAGAGGTAATACTTTACCAGCAAAAGGACCACTTTTGATCTTTGTTTGCCTGATGACATTCAATTTCATGGCAGTTGCCTTGTCTGTTACAAGAACAGCTTTGGTAGGACTAGTTCTTGGGTCCATCATAATGTTTTTGCAGAAATTTAGCGGAAGTTATAATAAAACTAAATATATTTTCTTCTTTATGCTTTTTGGTTTTTGTTTTTTTATTTTTTTCTTAAAGATGGGGCTAGGGGATGCTTTTGCCTATAGGTCATTCAATTTGCAGGATTCAGAAAGAATAATTATATGGCTTGACGCCTTTAGGATCTTCAAAGAGAACCCTGTTATCGGTGTCGGACCTGGTTATTATATTAATAACAGTTTGATTGACAATTTTGATCTGGTCGGTGGCCTGTCGTCTGAAAATATGAGCAACTCTTTGATCCAAATTGGGTCCGCGCATAATACCTTTCTTAACACTCTTGCAACGACAGGAGTCATAGGACTTATATTTTATATTTTTATTTTAGTTCAGACTCGTTCCTTGCTGAGCAAGTCCCTGCAAAAAGTGGATTGGGTTAAATCGTACTTTTGGGTTACTTTTTTCCTCTCCCTTTTTGAAGAATCTACATTTTTACCTTCCACAAGGTACACTCCAATTCTACTTGCCCCCTTCTGGTATTTCATGGGAGCGAAAGTCTTTGGCAATCGCACTCTCCCAAGTGCATCTTCGAACGATAAAACGGATCTTTCCCATGCCCAATGTTGAATCTGAAATCGCACCAAAACCTGTGGTTGTGTTTCTAGAAGATGTAACTATTTTAGATAGACCATACCTTCACCGGTTTTTTATTGCACAAGCCAAAGAATTCTTGAGCTTGAATGCGAAAGTTATATTTTGCACTAAGGACTGTACTCCTTTGTTACAAAAGTTTTTAGATGATCACATCACTGGCGCATTTGCAGATAGGAACAGCGGTCGTAATTCTATTAAAAAATATAATCCGACGATTTTATTCATTTCGAGTGTAATAACTGGAGCTAAGTTATATCTGCTTCATGTCTTTTTTCGGAAAAAAGCGAACATTGTTTTTTGGTATCAGGGCCTAATTCCAGAAGAGTCATTTTTAAGACGCAATAGCAATCTTCGCAGATGCATCTTACTCTTACTTGAGCATCTTGGACTCGAAATATCAGATATTGTTTTGTTGCCGACCCAAAGCATGTTGGATTACCTGAAAGATGCTAACCGACTGCCTCAAAAAAATAAATATATAGTCATTCCCAATGCTATTAGCGCACTGCCTCCTTTGACTTCTGAATCCAAGAAACTTTGGGCGATCGAGTCCAATACATCACCTACAATTGGCTACTGTGGTGGGTTGTCGAGATGGCAGTGTTTCCCTGCGGCACTTCACTTCGTAAAGAAGCTTCAAGAACTTGATCCAAACGTCCTATTTTTAATACTCACTTTCGACTCCCAAAAAGCTTTGGATATGCTGTCAGAAAATGGAATATCAAATGCTGTAGTTCGGAGTACTACTCCTGACCAAGTATATAAATATGTTCAAGCTTTTGATGTCGGAATCCTATTTCGAGAAGAGGGCCCCGTCAATGCTGCAGCTTTTCCCCTGAAATACTTAGATTATATTTCTAATGGTGTGCCTGTATTGACGACTCATGCACTCAAAGCGATTTTCGATGACGCTAAAGCGACACATGGTTGTGTTCTGAATCTAGATGACATTGATTATTCTTCTGTTCTTTCTTATATTAAAGACATTGCGTCTGATAAAACGTTAATAACTAAATCACTTAGGCAGCACTGTGCTGATAGGTGGATGTTTCATTATGTTAACAGGCAAGCGAAAAGAGCTTTTAAGGAACTGCTGCAGAAGACTTCTGCCAACGTGTAATTTATATAATTGTGGGTTCTTTTATGAATTCTTCACCGAAGTTATTAATAGTTGGCCGCGTTCCTCCGCCATATGGAGGCGTATCCGTTCATCTCTATCGTCTTACTGAATATTTGAAAATGGCCGGTTTTCCTTTTCAATTTTGCGATCTATCGGGAAGTTCGAATTCAAATTTTATCAACTGCAATAATCTTTTCCGTTTGACATGGGCGCTTATCGCTAGGCGTTACAGCGTTGTCCATTGCCATGCCAGTAATCCTTTGCTGGTAATTTTAATTGGTTTAGTTTCCGCACTCCTGAACCGCAAAGCGATTTACACATTGCATGGTGAAGGAAACCTCTTAACTTGTGAGAATGGATCTTTTCCATTGAAGACCGTATTGCGTTTTGTCCTGCGTAGAGCAACTAGAATTATCACTATTAATTCCAACTGTTACACAAGGGCTTGCCAACTCGTTTCCTCTAGTGACAAAATATTGCAAATGCCAGCGTACTTGCCTCCTACACCCTCTGAGTTTATTTCTCAACCGATTTCAGATCGTATTGAAGAATTTTTACTAGAGCACTCTGTCTGCTTTGCCTCCCAGGGAACTTTTGGTAATAAATACCAAGGACTTGATCTTTATCGTTTTGACTTAATGGCTGAGGCTCTTCTTAAACTGAGGGAGACGGTTTCAACCGCTGGTCTTATCTCCTTTATCTCGCAAACACTTGACCCGGCTGCTCGCGATGAAGTTTTTGGTCTTCGTCAAAAAATGGGACTTGATCATCACTGGTTAATTCTTGAAAATTTTGGTTCAGCATTGCCCATATATCTGAGATGCAAGGCATTTATACGCCCCACTATGTCTGACGGTGATTCTCTCAGTATACGCGAATGCCTTGATTTGGGAATTCCCGTCATTGCTTCCGACGCTGTTCCCAGGCCTGATGGGTGTATAATTTTCAAAACAGGCGATGTCCATTCACTTCATACCTCTATTTTGTCATTACTGACCGACTATAAGTACTTCAATGCACAAGTGAAAAAAACAAAAACAGATAATTGTTATCAGCCATTGCTTAAATGTTATATCGACTGTTTAGCCATTTAAATCGGATCGGAAAGGAATTGCTTATAGATGAATTTAAAACGTTTATTTCACTCAATTTTGTCTGGCTATGATGAGACTGCTTTTTGGATAGCGAAAGAAAGATGCAGAACAACAAAAAACACATTTTTAAAATTTTTCTATCTTCGAAGGTACAATAAGTTAAGTCTCAAGTTTTGCGCTTACGTGGGGTATAATGCAATTTTTGATGAACTACCAATCCTCCCTCATAGTTTGTTTGGAATTTTTATCTCTGATTCAGCCACGATAGGAAAGTCATGTGTAATATTCCATCACGTCACGATTGGTTCAAATACACTTAAAGACTCTAAAAGGCCTGGTGCTCCTACTATTGGCAATAATTGTTACATCGGAGCCGGGGCAAAAATTATCGGGAATATAAAAATTGGTGACAATGTCCGGATAGGTGCAAATTGCGTTGTCACACAGGATATACCCTCAAACAGTACAGTTGTCCTCCCTCCACCTCGTATCATGGCGAAGGAAAACACCGATAACAGCTTTATTAGACAAAAGCGAAACAACTAATAGGTCGAATTGTAATGACTTCGAATGCCTTTAATTTATATAGCCAGCTTCCAGTTTGCCTTCAGAATCTCGCGTGTTCATTGGCTGGTTTGAAAATTAAACGGGACAGATATGACAGGACCTTTCACGACTCGTTGAAAAGTCTTTGTGAATCCGAATGGCTCACCCTTGCTGAGTTGCAGGCATATCAGGACCGCCAAGTGGCGCGGGTAATTAAACATGCTTATGATACAGTGCCATATTATCGTCGTGTAATGGACGAAAACCGATTGATCCCATCGGATATTACCAAGACCGCTGATCTTGTCCAACTTCCCCTCCTATCCAAGGATATGGTCCGTGAATACGGTGACCAGTTGCTTTCCAACTCTGTACCCAAAAAGCAGATGGTTGAAGGCCATACGGGAGGTACAACAGGTAAAGCCCTACAACTTTTCGCAGATAAAGGCACGCAACCTCGTCAATGGGCTGTTTGGTGGCGGCACCGTCGCAGATTCGGATTGGACATAAATGATGATTTCATTGTTTTTGCCGGAAGGAATGTAATTCCTTTAAGCAACATGAATCCGCCCTTTTGGCGCCGTAACATTCCAATGCACCAGACATATGTGTCAATCCACCACATGACGAAGCAAAATATGCCTGCTCTTTTAGATTATCTCCAAAAGAGGAAAGTGAAATACTACTCGGGCTATCCTTCTGCTGTCTATCTTGTCGCAAAATATATGTTGGATAATGGCATCACCTTGCCAAATCCTCCTGATGTGACTGTCCTTGGGGCTGAAACGCTTTTGCCGCACCAGCGCCGGGCAATGAAGGAGGCATTCGGTGGGCGGATCACGGATCAATACGGAGCAAGCGAACAATGCGGAAATATAAGCGAGTGTGAACATGGCAACTATCACGTTGATATGGAATTCGGCCACATAGAATTTCTTCCTTTGAAAGAGGATATACCAAACGTAAGAAGGATTGTTTGCACCGGCTTCTGGAATGACGCCATGCCGTTGATCCGTTACGAAACAGGCGATCTCGCTACTATCTCGTCTGAAAACTTTACTTGCCCGTGTGGTCGCAAATCGCCCGTGGTTGAGAAAATCGATGGCCGTATAGAGTCCTACATTATTACCCCTGATGGCCGACAGGCTGGACGTTTAGATTTCATTTTCAAAGACAGCTGGTTCATAGAAGAAGCGCAGTTCATACAGGAAAATATTTCCTCAGTCAAAGTTAAGGTCGTGCGGAGTCCTGAGTTCAAAGATGAGCATGAAAAGAAGCTCCTCAGTGACCTCAGAAATTATTTGGGTGACGTAATCCAGTTTGAAATAGAATACGTTGATGCAATTCCCCGTACAGCCAACGGAAAGTTTCGTCAAATCATTTCCACTGTTTCCAGCAATAGGGCAAATTAACAATGAGGTTACTTTGAACCAGATCATCCAGAACTTGAAAAGTGGAGAGACTCTTCTTCAAGAAGTTCCGGCTCCAACTGTGCAACCCGGCTGCCTTCTTATAAAAACCTGTCGAACCCTTGTCTCTTTGGGCACTGAACGGATGCTGGTGGAATTCGGCAATGCCAGCCTCATCCAGAAAGCACGCCAGCAGCCGGACAAGGTGAAGATGGTGCTGGACAAGATCCGCAGCGACGGTCTGCTCCCGACGATGGAGGCTGTCTTCAACAAACTTGGGCAGCCGCTTCCTCTAGGGTACTGCAACGTTGGGCGTGTCATTGCGGTGGGGCAGGGGGTTACAGACTTTCAGGTTGGCGACAGGGTTGCTTCCAACGGGTCTCACGCCGAAATTGTCTCAGTCCCCAAAAACCTCTGCGCAAAGATACCTGAGAAGGTGACAGATGATGCTGCCGCGTTTACAGTCATCGGCTCCATTGGGCTTCAAGGCATCCGCCTATTACGGCCTACCTTCGGTGAAACCGTCGCAGTCATCGGGCTAGGTCTTATTGGGCTGC contains these protein-coding regions:
- a CDS encoding glycosyltransferase family protein, yielding MPNVESEIAPKPVVVFLEDVTILDRPYLHRFFIAQAKEFLSLNAKVIFCTKDCTPLLQKFLDDHITGAFADRNSGRNSIKKYNPTILFISSVITGAKLYLLHVFFRKKANIVFWYQGLIPEESFLRRNSNLRRCILLLLEHLGLEISDIVLLPTQSMLDYLKDANRLPQKNKYIVIPNAISALPPLTSESKKLWAIESNTSPTIGYCGGLSRWQCFPAALHFVKKLQELDPNVLFLILTFDSQKALDMLSENGISNAVVRSTTPDQVYKYVQAFDVGILFREEGPVNAAAFPLKYLDYISNGVPVLTTHALKAIFDDAKATHGCVLNLDDIDYSSVLSYIKDIASDKTLITKSLRQHCADRWMFHYVNRQAKRAFKELLQKTSANV
- a CDS encoding glycosyltransferase family protein → MNSSPKLLIVGRVPPPYGGVSVHLYRLTEYLKMAGFPFQFCDLSGSSNSNFINCNNLFRLTWALIARRYSVVHCHASNPLLVILIGLVSALLNRKAIYTLHGEGNLLTCENGSFPLKTVLRFVLRRATRIITINSNCYTRACQLVSSSDKILQMPAYLPPTPSEFISQPISDRIEEFLLEHSVCFASQGTFGNKYQGLDLYRFDLMAEALLKLRETVSTAGLISFISQTLDPAARDEVFGLRQKMGLDHHWLILENFGSALPIYLRCKAFIRPTMSDGDSLSIRECLDLGIPVIASDAVPRPDGCIIFKTGDVHSLHTSILSLLTDYKYFNAQVKKTKTDNCYQPLLKCYIDCLAI
- a CDS encoding DapH/DapD/GlmU-related protein, which produces MNLKRLFHSILSGYDETAFWIAKERCRTTKNTFLKFFYLRRYNKLSLKFCAYVGYNAIFDELPILPHSLFGIFISDSATIGKSCVIFHHVTIGSNTLKDSKRPGAPTIGNNCYIGAGAKIIGNIKIGDNVRIGANCVVTQDIPSNSTVVLPPPRIMAKENTDNSFIRQKRNN
- a CDS encoding phenylacetate--CoA ligase family protein produces the protein MTSNAFNLYSQLPVCLQNLACSLAGLKIKRDRYDRTFHDSLKSLCESEWLTLAELQAYQDRQVARVIKHAYDTVPYYRRVMDENRLIPSDITKTADLVQLPLLSKDMVREYGDQLLSNSVPKKQMVEGHTGGTTGKALQLFADKGTQPRQWAVWWRHRRRFGLDINDDFIVFAGRNVIPLSNMNPPFWRRNIPMHQTYVSIHHMTKQNMPALLDYLQKRKVKYYSGYPSAVYLVAKYMLDNGITLPNPPDVTVLGAETLLPHQRRAMKEAFGGRITDQYGASEQCGNISECEHGNYHVDMEFGHIEFLPLKEDIPNVRRIVCTGFWNDAMPLIRYETGDLATISSENFTCPCGRKSPVVEKIDGRIESYIITPDGRQAGRLDFIFKDSWFIEEAQFIQENISSVKVKVVRSPEFKDEHEKKLLSDLRNYLGDVIQFEIEYVDAIPRTANGKFRQIISTVSSNRAN